Sequence from the Bacillota bacterium genome:
CGAAAGGCGGTAGGCGCCAACCGGGGCGTCGCGCCCGCGGCCGCGGCGATTGGCCACAGAGACCACAAGCCCCCGGGCCCTACAAGGCCCGGGGGCTTCTTTGCATAGGGCGGCCGGCCAGATCGGGTCAGGATTTGGGTAGGGCCAGCTCGACCGGATCCAGCGGCGCCCCGTCCTTCGGGCTCGACCAGAAGACGGCGATCTTGGCCGCCGCGGTTGGGACGTTGGTCAGCTTGATCTCGTAGTAGGCCCAGTCCGGCCCGCCGGAGGCGGCGTTGGTGAAGCCCTTGGTGATGACCTTGGCGGAGCCGTCGCGGAGCTCCCAGCTGACCGTGGCCTCGAAGACGCGGGCCAGGCCGGTCACGGTCAGACGGCCGGCTTCGAGGCTGAGCCCGGTGACTCTGATGTTATTGCTCTCCCCGATGGCGGCCAGCGGTCCCTTGGCCCCGCGGAGAATGGGGAAGTACTCCCCGTCGGTCCGGATGAACTCGACCTCGCTGTACTGTCCCTTGGCCACTTCGACGGCGATGGGCGTGTAGACGCTGGCAGCCTTGGGCCCGGTCGCGGCGGTCACCCGGACCTTGACGACGGCCTTCGAGCCGCTCGTGGTGACGTCGGCGATGGCCACCCTGGCCCCTCCCTTGTCCTGTCGACCAAGACTGGCCAGGAAGAAGGTCTCGTTACCGACGATGACGGAAGTCCCGAGGTTGAGGGTCTTGACCGCCTCATAGACGGCCATGACCTCTTTCGGGTAAACCTCGAGGGTTCCGCCGCCCGGCGCCGGCGGCGGGGTGGTCCCGCCGTCGCCGGCAGGCGGGGTGGCTCCCCGTTCGGGTTTGGCCAACAGGGCGCAACCGCCCAGGGCCGAAGAGGCTAAGAGCAGGACGGCGACGAGGCCGCCAGCGATGAATCGACGCCTTGGGGACCTCGAGATGTGGCCGGACAATGGTCATCCCTCCGATTCTTCAGACGAGCCTCGGCGACGCCGGGTTCCAGCCGGCGAGTCCGACTTGCTTCCGGTTCGAGCCGTTGGCGAAGGTCCGGACGCCGCCGGCGGTGAATCCATGAACGTTTCCCGGGTTCAGCCGGCACGACAACGGGGGGTTCAAGGTGATCTACCTCTGCCGGGTCAACAAGGCTGAGGTCCACGGTCCCGAGGTCTTTCTCCGCCTGCGCTTGCAGGAGCGGCGCCTCTTGCTGACTTGCCGATCCTACATCACCGAGGCCATGGGCCACGAGTTCGCCTTCGAGCGGGCCTTGGCCGGGTCGGTCCGCCGCCTTGACCTGGTCTTGCACGCGGCGTCGTGGGCCCCCGGACCGGCCCCCCGCCCGGCCCCCGGGCCGGCGCGCCCCGGCCTCGAACAACCGGAGCCCGGCAGCCCCAGGACCGTCATTCGCGGCGTGGTCGCCCGGACCCTGGGCAACGAAGCCCGCATCGACTGCGGCCCGGCGGCCGCCGGGGCGCTCCTCCTCGACGCCAAGTTCCCCCCGGGGGCGGCCCCCTCGCCCGGGCTGACGGTCGTCGCCGAAGGCGAGCTCTGCGCCTGGCCGAGCGACTCCGGACTGCTCGGGGAAGCCTGGGGGCGACCATCCCTGAACTTGGGGTCGGAGTCCGGCCTCGTCGCGGTCGGCGTTAAGCCAGCCGCGGCCTTGACGGATGAGGATTTCGAGCAGCTCAAGTTGCTCCTCAGCCGGGCTTTCACCGACGGGCCGCACCTCTATGCCTATCCCTGGTTCGAGCGGGTGGGGGAGACGGCCATCCGAACCGTTCACGCCCTCGACCCGGCGGCCAGGGTGCCTTTGCCGCCGGACTCCCTGGCCGCGTCCCCCTCAGTCAGGCAGCTGTGGGGTCACCGCTGCCTGGGGTGGGAGCCGGTCGGCATCCACGTCATGCTGAGGGCGGCCGGCTGGCTGATGGCTCAGGCGACGCTCATCCCGCGCCGGATGCGTCTCGGGGACGCCGCCTCGACCCCGATCGAGCTCCCTGTCCCGGCGGGAATCCCCGGCCGCGAACTGGTCGTCGCCTCGGTCGAGGATGTGGCCACCGATCCCGAGGCCCGTGGTCTTGGCTACGGTCGCGTGGTGATTCGGAGCCTGGTCGACGAGGCCGCCCGGAGGGGTCACTCCCTGGCCGTCCTGGCCACGGACAGCCCCCGCTACCACGCCGGGCTCGGCTGGCGCCCCTGGACCGGACCGGTCTTCTTCAGCGCCGGCGAGCGTCTCGGCCCGCAGCCACTCGGGGAAGTGATGGCCATCGCTCTTGACCGGATGACCGAGGTTGAGTTAGACTCACTAAGGGCCGGTCCGCTGAACATCGGGGACGGGCCCTTCTGAAGCCACCGTAATAGACGCTGGCCAAGGCAGAAACGCACGCCGCCAAGGCGCGATTTTTTCTGAGGAGTGAAGCGGTCATGTCCATTCTCGAGATCAAGGGCCTGTCCAAATCCTTCAACAGCCACCAGGCCGTCGCCGGCATCGACCTCGAGGTCAAGGAAGGCGAGATCTTCGGCCTGCTCGGTCCGAACGGGGCCGGTAAGTCGACGACCATCTCCATGATCAGCGGGCTTATCCGGCCGAACGCCGGCAGCATCAAGATCGGCGGCCACGACGTCTTCATCGAGCCGCTCGTCTCGCGGCGGCTGATGGGCGTGGTTCCCCAGGACATCGCCCTCTACCCAACCCTGACCGCCCGCGAGAACCTGGCCTTCTGGGGGCGGATGTACGGGCTCTCCGGGGCGCCTCTCAAGCAGCGGGTCGATGAGGTCCTCAGCTTGGTCGGCCTGGCCGACCGGGCCAATGACCGAATCGAGAAGTACTCGGGCGGGATGAAGCGCCGAATCAACATCGGCGCGGGAC
This genomic interval carries:
- a CDS encoding GNAT family N-acetyltransferase, with the translated sequence MIYLCRVNKAEVHGPEVFLRLRLQERRLLLTCRSYITEAMGHEFAFERALAGSVRRLDLVLHAASWAPGPAPRPAPGPARPGLEQPEPGSPRTVIRGVVARTLGNEARIDCGPAAAGALLLDAKFPPGAAPSPGLTVVAEGELCAWPSDSGLLGEAWGRPSLNLGSESGLVAVGVKPAAALTDEDFEQLKLLLSRAFTDGPHLYAYPWFERVGETAIRTVHALDPAARVPLPPDSLAASPSVRQLWGHRCLGWEPVGIHVMLRAAGWLMAQATLIPRRMRLGDAASTPIELPVPAGIPGRELVVASVEDVATDPEARGLGYGRVVIRSLVDEAARRGHSLAVLATDSPRYHAGLGWRPWTGPVFFSAGERLGPQPLGEVMAIALDRMTEVELDSLRAGPLNIGDGPF
- a CDS encoding Gmad2 immunoglobulin-like domain-containing protein, whose amino-acid sequence is MSGHISRSPRRRFIAGGLVAVLLLASSALGGCALLAKPERGATPPAGDGGTTPPPAPGGGTLEVYPKEVMAVYEAVKTLNLGTSVIVGNETFFLASLGRQDKGGARVAIADVTTSGSKAVVKVRVTAATGPKAASVYTPIAVEVAKGQYSEVEFIRTDGEYFPILRGAKGPLAAIGESNNIRVTGLSLEAGRLTVTGLARVFEATVSWELRDGSAKVITKGFTNAASGGPDWAYYEIKLTNVPTAAAKIAVFWSSPKDGAPLDPVELALPKS